Proteins from one Mycobacterium sp. HUMS_12744610 genomic window:
- a CDS encoding MerR family transcriptional regulator, producing the protein MRIGEVALRTELSVRTVRHYHDVGLVVPSARSEGGFRLYTEADVQRLSVIRRMKPLGFSLAEMKQLLDALDVLRVAPDGTGATDARRERSRAVLTQCWAQTRDSAARLRRHLAYADELTDLLAGAAAGTGGR; encoded by the coding sequence ATGCGGATCGGTGAGGTGGCGCTGCGCACCGAGCTGTCGGTGCGCACCGTGCGCCACTACCACGACGTCGGGCTGGTCGTGCCGTCGGCGCGGTCGGAGGGCGGCTTCCGGCTCTACACCGAGGCCGACGTGCAGCGGCTGTCGGTGATCCGGCGAATGAAGCCGCTCGGGTTCTCCCTGGCGGAGATGAAACAGCTGCTCGACGCGCTCGACGTGCTGCGCGTCGCCCCGGACGGCACCGGGGCGACCGACGCGCGACGCGAACGCTCCCGCGCCGTGTTGACGCAGTGCTGGGCGCAGACCCGCGACAGCGCGGCGCGTCTGCGCCGTCACCTCGCCTACGCCGACGAACTCACCGACCTGCTGGCCGGCGCGGCGGCCGGCACGGGCGGCCGCTAG
- a CDS encoding peptide chain release factor 3: MVAPDVASPSAPEIAGEALRRRTFAVISHPDAGKSTLTEAVMLHARVIAEAGAVHGKAGRKSTVSDWMDMEKARGISISSTALQFAYHHRDGAECVVNLVDTPGHADFSEDTYRVLSAVDCAVMLIDAAKGLEPQTLKLFQVCRHRGIPIITVINKWDRPGRDALELLDEIERRIGLRPTPLTWPVGIAGDFHGVIDRATGEFVRFTRTAGGATLAPEERMRADRARELTGADFDTAQEECALLSADGADFNRETFLAGRTTPLLFTSAILNFGVSQLLDALIEHAPAPQAPVDVAGRPRAIDAPFSALVFKVQAGMDSAHRDRVAFARVCSGAFRRGDVVTHAASGRPFTTKYAQSVFGQQRTSLDTAYPGDVIGLVNATSLRPGDTLYVDAPVEYPAIPSFAPEHFAVARGCDTSKHKQFRRGIAQLEQEGVVQVLRSDLRGDQAPVLAAVGPMQFEVASHRMGGELSAPIQLEHLSYTVARRTRPEDAPFLQAQRGVEVLTRTDGALLALFSDKWWMETLLRNNPDLVLEPLIAAAD, encoded by the coding sequence ATGGTCGCCCCCGACGTGGCGTCGCCGAGCGCCCCGGAAATCGCCGGGGAGGCACTGCGCCGGCGCACGTTCGCGGTGATCAGCCACCCCGACGCCGGCAAGTCCACCCTCACCGAGGCGGTGATGCTGCACGCGCGGGTGATCGCCGAAGCCGGCGCCGTCCACGGTAAGGCGGGGCGCAAGTCGACGGTGTCGGACTGGATGGACATGGAGAAGGCGCGCGGCATCTCCATCTCGTCGACCGCGCTGCAGTTCGCCTACCACCACCGCGACGGCGCCGAATGCGTGGTGAACCTGGTCGACACCCCCGGGCACGCCGACTTCTCCGAGGACACCTACCGCGTGCTGTCGGCCGTGGACTGCGCGGTGATGCTGATCGACGCGGCCAAGGGCCTGGAACCGCAGACGCTGAAGCTGTTCCAGGTGTGCCGCCACCGGGGCATCCCGATCATCACGGTGATCAACAAGTGGGACCGCCCGGGCCGGGACGCCCTGGAGTTGCTCGACGAGATCGAGCGCCGGATCGGGCTGCGCCCGACACCGCTGACCTGGCCGGTCGGGATCGCGGGCGACTTCCACGGCGTCATCGACCGCGCCACCGGCGAATTCGTGCGCTTCACCCGCACCGCCGGCGGGGCCACACTCGCGCCGGAGGAGCGGATGCGCGCCGACCGTGCGCGCGAGCTGACCGGCGCCGACTTCGACACCGCGCAGGAGGAATGCGCGCTGCTGTCCGCCGACGGCGCCGACTTCAACCGGGAGACCTTCCTGGCGGGCCGGACCACGCCGCTGCTGTTCACCTCGGCGATCCTCAACTTCGGGGTGAGCCAGCTGCTGGACGCCCTGATCGAGCACGCACCGGCGCCGCAGGCCCCGGTCGACGTCGCCGGCCGTCCCCGCGCCATCGACGCGCCGTTCAGCGCGCTGGTCTTCAAGGTGCAGGCGGGCATGGACTCGGCCCACCGCGACCGGGTGGCCTTCGCCCGGGTGTGCTCGGGCGCCTTCCGCCGCGGTGACGTCGTCACCCACGCCGCCAGCGGGCGGCCGTTCACCACCAAGTACGCGCAGTCGGTGTTCGGGCAGCAGCGCACCAGCCTCGACACCGCCTACCCCGGCGACGTGATCGGGCTGGTCAACGCGACCTCCCTGCGACCCGGGGACACGCTCTACGTCGACGCGCCGGTGGAGTACCCGGCGATCCCGAGCTTTGCCCCCGAGCACTTCGCCGTGGCCCGGGGCTGCGACACCAGCAAGCACAAGCAGTTCCGGCGCGGTATCGCCCAGCTCGAGCAGGAGGGCGTGGTCCAGGTGCTGCGTTCGGATCTGCGCGGCGACCAGGCGCCGGTGCTGGCCGCCGTCGGCCCCATGCAGTTCGAGGTGGCCAGCCACCGCATGGGCGGCGAGCTGAGCGCGCCGATCCAGCTCGAGCACCTCAGCTACACGGTCGCGCGCCGTACCCGCCCGGAGGACGCCCCGTTCCTGCAGGCCCAGCGCGGCGTCGAGGTGCTGACCCGCACCGACGGCGCCCTGCTGGCGCTGTTCTCGGACAAGTGGTGGATGGAGACCCTCCTGCGCAACAACCCGGACCTGGTGCTGGAGCCGCTGATCGCGGCCGCGGACTGA
- a CDS encoding DUF7159 family protein yields MVDIVLGVSMTPTRVRMVLVEGENADGVVVDQDDFDTGQSSPADAPSQVVSAILGTRQGAEEGGYQLLSTGVTWTDHVEAAMLRDALIDHKLENVMLVSAFMAAAALAQSVGDATNCTHTALLFVEPYTATLAVINTADGSVSDVHRRVLSDDDQEAVAELAGMVSGAEALDARPEGVVVVGSGVDVPLIKPALEAATSLRLAIPDEPETALARGAALASANAPLFASSTAALAYALDPGTGEIDPLALAGQSPGLLPAYQGASDTAGDGGEGEDNVAYSAVPDEDADAQTVVFGPRTKTPRRKSLMLVGSTLTVIVIAAVVALEIALAINIRPTVALRPSPNENIIVPTHSAPAPAVQAKPPRPVVIPHPIRPPAVAPAPAAPPAPAPIPVVPPPVPVPVPRVPIIRPPVPRAPVVHPPAPRWGGRGPFGVPGPRGPFGGGPFGGPGPRGPFGGGPFGGGRGPLGGLFGGGHGGFGGGHGFGGHGFGGFGGGHGFGGFGGGFGRR; encoded by the coding sequence GTGGTGGACATCGTGCTCGGCGTTTCGATGACGCCGACCAGGGTCCGCATGGTGCTGGTCGAGGGGGAGAACGCCGACGGGGTCGTCGTCGACCAGGACGACTTCGACACCGGGCAGTCGTCGCCCGCCGACGCGCCGAGCCAGGTGGTCTCGGCGATTCTCGGCACCCGGCAGGGCGCCGAAGAGGGTGGCTACCAGCTGTTGTCGACGGGAGTGACCTGGACCGATCACGTCGAGGCCGCGATGCTGCGCGACGCGCTGATCGACCACAAACTCGAGAACGTGATGCTGGTCTCGGCGTTCATGGCCGCGGCCGCGCTGGCCCAGTCCGTCGGCGACGCCACCAATTGCACGCACACGGCGCTGCTGTTCGTCGAGCCCTACACCGCGACCCTCGCCGTGATCAACACCGCCGACGGGTCGGTTTCCGATGTGCACCGCCGGGTTCTTTCCGACGACGACCAGGAGGCGGTGGCCGAGCTCGCCGGGATGGTTTCCGGCGCCGAGGCGCTCGACGCGCGACCCGAGGGCGTGGTCGTCGTCGGATCCGGCGTCGATGTCCCGCTGATCAAGCCGGCGCTGGAGGCCGCGACGTCCCTGCGCCTGGCCATCCCCGACGAGCCGGAGACGGCCCTGGCGCGGGGTGCGGCGCTGGCGTCGGCGAACGCGCCGTTGTTCGCGTCGTCCACCGCCGCGCTGGCCTACGCGCTGGACCCCGGCACCGGCGAAATCGATCCCCTCGCTCTGGCCGGGCAGTCTCCGGGTCTGCTTCCCGCCTATCAGGGCGCTTCGGACACGGCCGGCGATGGCGGCGAAGGCGAGGACAACGTCGCCTACAGCGCCGTGCCGGACGAGGACGCCGACGCGCAGACCGTCGTCTTCGGCCCGAGAACAAAGACACCGCGGCGCAAATCCCTGATGTTGGTGGGCAGCACGTTGACGGTGATCGTCATCGCGGCGGTCGTCGCCCTGGAGATCGCCCTGGCCATCAACATTCGTCCCACAGTGGCCTTGCGGCCCAGCCCGAACGAAAACATCATCGTCCCAACGCATTCCGCGCCCGCGCCGGCGGTCCAGGCGAAGCCGCCCCGGCCGGTGGTGATACCCCACCCGATACGCCCGCCCGCGGTGGCTCCTGCTCCCGCGGCCCCGCCCGCGCCCGCGCCGATTCCGGTGGTTCCTCCGCCCGTGCCCGTTCCCGTGCCCCGGGTGCCGATCATCCGTCCGCCGGTGCCCCGGGCGCCGGTCGTTCATCCGCCCGCCCCGCGGTGGGGAGGCCGGGGCCCGTTCGGCGTGCCGGGCCCGCGGGGTCCGTTCGGTGGTGGTCCGTTCGGCGGGCCGGGCCCGCGGGGTCCGTTCGGTGGCGGTCCGTTCGGGGGTGGCCGCGGCCCGCTGGGCGGCCTCTTCGGCGGCGGTCACGGCGGCTTCGGCGGGGGCCACGGCTTCGGCGGCCACGGTTTCGGCGGCTTCGGCGGTGGGCATGGTTTCGGTGGATTCGGTGGTGGTTTCGGGCGCAGGTAG
- a CDS encoding maleylpyruvate isomerase family mycothiol-dependent enzyme yields MDYAAAFLDENRAFAELFRDGRDADDVTPVPTCPGWTLKQLFRHVGRGQRWAAQIVRDKLDHPLDFRAVEDGKPPPDSAEAISWLQGGARCLVDAVELTGAQTPVWTFLGPRPANWWVRRWLHEIAVHRADAAIAVGAEFRLPPEIAADGITEFLERIAVRAGADDAELPLDDGRTLHLHATDAGLGEAGEWTVAVEDGRIGWSHQHGTGTVALRGGATELLLVMVRRVPLADTGIELFGDEAVWRNWLDRTPL; encoded by the coding sequence GTGGACTATGCCGCTGCCTTCCTCGACGAGAACCGCGCCTTCGCCGAGCTGTTCCGCGACGGCCGGGACGCCGACGATGTCACCCCGGTGCCGACCTGCCCGGGGTGGACGCTCAAGCAGCTGTTCCGCCACGTCGGGCGGGGCCAGCGCTGGGCGGCCCAGATCGTCAGGGACAAGCTCGACCATCCGCTGGACTTCCGCGCCGTCGAGGACGGCAAGCCGCCACCGGATTCCGCCGAGGCGATCTCCTGGCTGCAGGGCGGGGCCCGGTGCCTGGTCGACGCGGTGGAGCTGACCGGTGCCCAGACGCCGGTGTGGACCTTCCTCGGGCCGCGCCCGGCGAACTGGTGGGTCCGGCGCTGGTTGCACGAGATCGCCGTGCACCGGGCCGACGCGGCCATCGCCGTCGGCGCCGAGTTCAGGCTGCCCCCCGAGATCGCGGCCGACGGCATCACCGAATTCCTGGAGCGCATCGCGGTCAGAGCCGGCGCGGACGACGCGGAGCTCCCGCTCGACGATGGCCGGACGCTGCACCTGCACGCCACCGATGCCGGCCTGGGCGAGGCCGGCGAGTGGACCGTCGCCGTCGAGGACGGCCGGATCGGCTGGTCGCACCAGCACGGCACGGGCACCGTGGCGTTGCGGGGCGGCGCCACCGAGCTGCTGCTGGTGATGGTGCGCCGGGTACCGCTCGCCGACACCGGTATCGAGCTTTTCGGCGACGAAGCCGTGTGGCGGAACTGGCTGGACCGAACCCCGCTCTAG
- the rfbA gene encoding glucose-1-phosphate thymidylyltransferase RfbA, translated as MRGIILAGGSGTRLHPITQGISKQLLPVYDKPMIYYPLSTLMMAGIRDILVITTPHDAAGFQRLLGGGAQFGVNLSYVTQQSPDGLAQAFVLGENHIGNDSVALVLGDNIFYGPGLGTSLSRFQSLDGGAIFAYWVANPSAYGVVEFSADGTALSLEEKPATPKSQYAVPGLYFYDNDVIEIAKGLKKSDRGEYEITGVNQIYLNRGRLTVEVLARGTAWLDTGTFDSLLDASDYVRTLERRQGLKVSVPEEIAWAQGWISDTELEERARTLVKSGYGDYLLGLLERR; from the coding sequence ATGCGGGGAATCATTCTGGCCGGCGGATCCGGCACGCGCCTGCACCCGATCACCCAGGGCATCAGCAAGCAGTTGCTGCCCGTCTACGACAAGCCGATGATCTACTACCCGCTGTCGACGCTGATGATGGCCGGGATCCGCGACATCCTGGTGATCACCACCCCGCACGACGCGGCGGGCTTCCAGCGCCTCCTGGGCGGCGGCGCGCAGTTCGGCGTCAACCTCAGCTATGTGACCCAGCAGAGCCCCGACGGGCTGGCGCAGGCTTTCGTCCTCGGCGAGAACCACATCGGCAACGATTCGGTGGCTCTGGTGCTGGGAGACAACATCTTTTACGGCCCGGGGCTGGGCACCAGCCTGAGCCGATTCCAATCCCTGGACGGCGGAGCGATTTTCGCCTACTGGGTGGCCAACCCGTCGGCCTACGGTGTCGTGGAGTTCAGCGCCGACGGCACGGCGCTGTCGCTGGAGGAGAAGCCCGCCACGCCGAAGTCGCAATACGCGGTCCCCGGTCTGTACTTCTACGACAACGACGTGATCGAGATCGCCAAGGGGCTGAAGAAATCCGACCGCGGCGAGTACGAGATCACCGGCGTCAACCAGATCTACCTGAACCGGGGCCGGCTTACGGTCGAGGTGCTCGCCCGCGGGACGGCGTGGCTGGACACCGGCACCTTCGACTCGTTGCTGGACGCCAGCGACTACGTTCGCACGCTGGAACGGCGGCAGGGCCTCAAGGTCAGCGTGCCCGAGGAAATCGCTTGGGCGCAGGGCTGGATCAGCGATACGGAGCTGGAGGAGCGCGCACGCACGCTGGTCAAGTCCGGGTACGGCGACTACCTGTTGGGGCTGTTGGAGCGGCGCTAA
- a CDS encoding UDP-glucose dehydrogenase family protein, whose translation MRCTVFGTGYLGATHAVGMAQLGHDVVGVDIDPGKVAKLAGGDIPFYEPGLRKLLTENLAAGRLRFTTDYDLAADFADVHFLGVGTPQKKGEYGADLCHVHAVIDELVPRLTRPSVLVGKSTVPVGTAAELSRRAAALAPRGVDVEIAWNPEFLREGYAVRDTLQPDRIVLGVQEDSTRAEPAVRELYAPLLAAGIPFLVTDLQTAELVKVSANAFLATISFINAISEVCEAAGADVSLLSDALGYDPRIGRQFLNAGLGFGGGCLPKDIRAFMARAGELGADQALTFLREVDSINMRRRTRMVELASTACGGSLLGANIAVLGAAFKPESDDVRDSPALNVAGQLQLNGAAVNVFDPKALDNAQRLFPTLHYAVSVEEACERADAVLVLTEWRQFIDLDPDDLADRVRARVVVDGRSCLDVARWERAGWQVFRLGARRA comes from the coding sequence ATGCGATGCACCGTGTTCGGCACCGGCTATCTGGGCGCCACCCATGCGGTCGGGATGGCGCAACTGGGCCACGACGTCGTGGGGGTCGACATCGACCCGGGCAAGGTCGCCAAGCTCGCCGGGGGCGACATCCCCTTCTACGAGCCCGGCCTGCGGAAGTTGCTGACCGAGAACCTCGCCGCGGGGCGGTTGCGGTTCACCACCGACTACGACCTGGCCGCCGACTTCGCCGACGTGCACTTCCTGGGCGTGGGCACGCCGCAGAAGAAGGGCGAGTACGGCGCCGACCTGTGCCACGTCCACGCCGTCATCGACGAGTTGGTGCCGCGGCTGACCCGGCCGTCGGTGCTCGTCGGCAAATCGACGGTGCCGGTGGGCACCGCGGCCGAGCTGAGCCGTCGGGCCGCGGCGCTGGCTCCCCGTGGGGTCGACGTGGAGATCGCGTGGAACCCGGAGTTCCTGCGCGAGGGCTACGCCGTGCGCGACACCTTGCAACCGGACCGCATCGTGCTCGGCGTGCAGGAAGATTCGACCCGCGCCGAGCCCGCCGTGCGCGAATTGTACGCACCGCTGCTGGCCGCCGGGATCCCGTTCCTGGTGACCGACCTGCAGACCGCCGAGCTGGTCAAGGTGTCGGCCAACGCCTTCCTGGCGACCATCTCGTTCATCAACGCCATCTCCGAGGTGTGCGAGGCCGCGGGCGCCGACGTCAGCCTGCTGTCCGACGCGCTGGGCTACGACCCGCGGATCGGGCGCCAGTTCCTCAACGCCGGCCTGGGTTTCGGCGGCGGCTGCCTGCCCAAGGACATCCGCGCGTTCATGGCCCGTGCCGGCGAGCTGGGCGCCGACCAGGCGCTGACCTTCCTGCGCGAGGTGGACAGCATCAACATGCGCCGCCGCACCCGGATGGTGGAACTGGCCAGCACCGCCTGCGGCGGCTCGCTGCTGGGCGCCAACATCGCCGTCCTCGGGGCGGCGTTCAAGCCCGAGTCCGACGACGTGCGTGACTCGCCCGCGCTGAATGTCGCCGGCCAGCTGCAGCTCAACGGCGCCGCGGTCAACGTGTTCGATCCCAAGGCGCTGGACAACGCGCAGCGGCTGTTCCCGACGCTGCACTACGCGGTCTCGGTCGAAGAGGCCTGCGAGCGCGCCGACGCCGTGCTTGTGCTCACCGAGTGGCGGCAGTTCATCGACCTGGACCCCGACGACCTGGCCGACCGGGTGCGGGCCCGGGTCGTCGTCGACGGCCGCAGCTGCCTGGACGTCGCCCGCTGGGAGCGGGCGGGCTGGCAGGTCTTCCGGCTGGGGGCGCGGCGGGCCTAG
- a CDS encoding DUF7159 family protein, with protein MDVVVGMSVAPAAVRLVLVEGAGAGGVTVDRHDFGLAGKPPTAAADVAIEAILRTRDAAAAGGYRLRSTGITCTDDAEAAALRDALARRRIDDVTLVSAFTAAAALAQALGRASKRDRTALLFVEPAAATLVVVDTAAGPGGGVRRRALTKGDAATAQLAAMVSGVAAQQDRPGEVFLVGAGVDIRSIKAALEAATPLPMTAPEEPELALARGAALAAATAQVGEPPTLAMPPAQDLAAPARGRVENAETEGETNRGRRRRRSVLLAGAAMAVLVAGVAAVALVLVLNTGSHGPATQAPPPKTAAPAPPPPSATPAPPPPARAAPSPAPVPAAPPPAPAAPPPQQGPPARPGGDDHGGGAWLRRHLDRYGIPVPWP; from the coding sequence GTGGACGTCGTAGTCGGCATGTCTGTGGCACCCGCGGCGGTCCGCCTGGTGCTCGTCGAAGGGGCAGGTGCCGGCGGAGTCACCGTCGACCGGCACGACTTCGGCCTAGCCGGCAAACCACCGACCGCCGCGGCGGACGTGGCGATCGAGGCCATCCTCCGGACCCGGGACGCCGCGGCGGCCGGCGGCTACCGGCTGCGGTCGACCGGAATCACCTGCACCGACGACGCCGAAGCGGCCGCCCTGCGCGACGCCCTCGCGCGGCGCCGCATCGACGACGTCACTCTGGTCTCGGCGTTCACCGCGGCCGCGGCGCTGGCCCAGGCGCTCGGAAGAGCGTCCAAACGCGACCGGACCGCGCTGCTCTTCGTCGAGCCGGCCGCCGCGACGCTGGTAGTGGTGGACACCGCTGCCGGCCCCGGCGGGGGCGTTCGGCGTCGGGCACTGACGAAGGGGGATGCGGCAACAGCCCAGCTGGCCGCGATGGTCTCGGGGGTCGCAGCCCAGCAGGACCGCCCCGGCGAGGTGTTCCTGGTGGGCGCCGGTGTCGACATCCGGTCGATCAAGGCGGCGCTGGAGGCCGCGACGCCGCTCCCGATGACCGCTCCCGAGGAGCCCGAGCTGGCGCTGGCGCGCGGGGCCGCGCTGGCCGCGGCGACCGCGCAGGTGGGCGAACCGCCCACCCTGGCGATGCCGCCGGCGCAGGATCTGGCGGCCCCCGCCCGGGGCCGGGTCGAGAACGCCGAAACCGAAGGCGAGACGAACCGCGGCCGGCGTCGCCGCCGGTCGGTGCTGTTGGCCGGCGCCGCGATGGCGGTCTTGGTCGCCGGGGTGGCGGCGGTCGCGCTGGTGCTGGTCCTCAACACCGGCAGCCACGGCCCCGCGACGCAGGCGCCGCCGCCGAAGACCGCGGCGCCCGCCCCGCCCCCGCCGTCAGCAACGCCGGCGCCGCCGCCCCCGGCGCGCGCGGCGCCGTCACCCGCACCCGTTCCGGCCGCGCCGCCGCCCGCACCGGCCGCGCCTCCCCCGCAACAGGGTCCCCCGGCCAGGCCCGGTGGTGACGATCACGGCGGGGGCGCCTGGCTCCGCCGCCACCTGGATCGATACGGCATCCCCGTTCCCTGGCCCTGA
- a CDS encoding nuclear transport factor 2 family protein produces the protein MTTSEIATVLAWHDALNASDVDTLVALSSDDIDIADAHGAAQGHDALRHWVASRRPAAEIGRMYVHDGVVVVEQKFPDPDEPAAASAFRVVHDHVTAVFRHESLAAALAATELTESDLVQ, from the coding sequence ATGACCACATCGGAGATCGCCACCGTTCTGGCGTGGCATGACGCCCTCAACGCCTCCGACGTCGACACCCTGGTGGCGCTGTCCAGCGACGACATCGACATCGCCGACGCGCACGGGGCCGCGCAGGGCCACGACGCGCTGCGCCACTGGGTCGCGTCGCGGCGCCCGGCGGCCGAGATCGGCCGGATGTACGTGCACGACGGCGTCGTGGTCGTCGAGCAGAAGTTCCCCGACCCCGACGAGCCCGCCGCGGCGTCGGCGTTTCGGGTGGTCCACGACCACGTCACCGCGGTGTTCCGCCACGAGAGTCTCGCGGCGGCGCTGGCGGCCACCGAGCTCACCGAGTCCGACCTCGTTCAGTAG
- a CDS encoding DUF7159 family protein translates to MDTVLGVSMAPTAVQMVLVEGQDGDGATVDEDNFQITADDEAATISAADQVVSAILGTKEGAAEGGYRLASTGVTFSDPAEAAALRDALAAHKIENVMLVSAFLAAAALAQAVGNHTNYAQTALLYIEPDTATLAVVDSADGSITDVHREALPDDDDAAVAQLVTMVSKAEGLAPRPDALFVVGAGIDIPMIKPALEEATALPLTTPEEPATALARGAALASASAPLFASSTAALAYAQDPGTGAIDPMAIAPGYFEAGGDAGLDNLAYSAVADDDPYTGAYPGAQTAATNLLDGGYRDRRFRLLGTALAGIFVVGVAALVVALAVTIRPHAGVKPNPGHKLVAPTHQVPAPAAPEAPAPKAPAPKPAAPAPAPAPQAPAPAPQAPAPAPAPVPAAPAPAPAPAAPPPPPPPPIQIPLRLPPFIGGGGDDDRGGFPGVPHGGFGRGRGHGGFGIPGIGIPGL, encoded by the coding sequence TTGGACACGGTACTGGGCGTGTCGATGGCGCCGACGGCAGTTCAGATGGTGCTGGTCGAGGGACAGGACGGTGACGGAGCCACCGTCGACGAGGACAACTTCCAGATAACTGCCGACGACGAGGCGGCGACGATCAGCGCGGCCGACCAGGTGGTGTCGGCGATCCTGGGCACCAAGGAGGGCGCCGCCGAGGGCGGCTACCGGTTGGCGTCAACCGGGGTCACCTTCTCCGATCCCGCCGAGGCGGCCGCCCTGCGCGATGCGCTGGCCGCCCACAAGATCGAGAACGTCATGCTGGTCTCGGCCTTTTTGGCCGCGGCCGCGCTGGCCCAGGCGGTCGGCAACCACACCAACTACGCCCAGACGGCGCTGCTCTACATCGAGCCCGACACCGCCACCCTGGCGGTCGTCGACAGTGCCGACGGGTCGATCACCGACGTTCACCGCGAGGCGTTGCCCGACGACGACGACGCGGCGGTCGCCCAACTGGTCACGATGGTCTCCAAGGCCGAGGGGCTGGCCCCGCGCCCGGACGCGCTGTTCGTCGTCGGTGCCGGCATCGACATCCCGATGATCAAACCGGCGCTGGAGGAGGCGACCGCGCTGCCGCTGACCACGCCCGAGGAGCCGGCCACGGCGCTGGCGCGCGGCGCGGCGCTGGCGTCGGCGAGCGCGCCGCTGTTCGCGTCGTCGACCGCGGCGCTGGCCTACGCCCAGGACCCCGGCACCGGCGCCATCGACCCGATGGCGATTGCTCCCGGGTACTTCGAGGCCGGCGGTGACGCCGGCCTGGACAACCTCGCCTACAGTGCCGTCGCCGACGACGACCCCTACACCGGTGCCTACCCGGGCGCCCAGACCGCGGCGACCAACCTTCTCGACGGCGGCTACCGCGACCGCAGGTTCAGATTGCTGGGCACCGCGTTGGCGGGGATCTTCGTCGTCGGTGTGGCCGCGCTGGTCGTGGCCCTGGCGGTCACCATTCGGCCCCACGCCGGCGTCAAACCCAACCCGGGCCACAAACTCGTCGCCCCCACGCATCAGGTGCCCGCGCCCGCGGCGCCCGAGGCGCCCGCCCCCAAGGCACCCGCCCCCAAGCCGGCGGCGCCCGCCCCGGCTCCTGCCCCCCAAGCCCCGGCCCCGGCGCCTCAGGCCCCCGCGCCGGCGCCCGCTCCGGTGCCGGCCGCCCCGGCGCCGGCGCCCGCTCCGGCCGCCCCGCCGCCTCCGCCGCCCCCGCCGATACAAATCCCGCTGCGCCTACCGCCGTTCATCGGCGGCGGCGGTGACGACGACCGCGGCGGATTTCCGGGCGTCCCGCACGGCGGCTTCGGCCGCGGGCGCGGGCACGGCGGGTTCGGCATCCCGGGCATCGGTATCCCCGGGCTGTAG